The Gossypium arboreum isolate Shixiya-1 chromosome 4, ASM2569848v2, whole genome shotgun sequence DNA segment CTATGAAATTGATTGGAAAGGGTTGCAGTTGAACATTTTCAGAAAGCACTATGAATCAACGATTTTCCTTGCTGATAATTGTAGTTCTACTACCTGATTTATTGCACAGTAGCCTGGTAATGATTGTTTTTACTTTGGAATGGCTGCAACCATGTTATAGATGAGAAGATTTACAATCTGTGTGCTGCTCacattaatttaggggatttggTAAAATGGGCTGTGATCAGGGTGTCTTCTAGATTCAAACCCTGccaaataaaatgatttttatcataaTTATTATCTTTTTATGTGAATATTTATTTGGTAACTCATATGTGTGAAATGAAATCTTAAGTTTACACAATATCCTGAATTCTATATAATGAATCTGATTTTTACTGCAAGGGAAGAAGTGATTTTGAGACTACTtacattatttataatttattttatttaatattaatatatttatttccaCACATATCTTTTTggtttttatttctgtttttagatttttaaaatcatttttatattttttattaaaaataatcttCCTTTTAAACTTTTAGatttagaattaaattgatatatataaattttataaatattcatggttaaatttattaaattatttagaattaaaattaactgataaatttttataaatattgagggttaaatttattaaaatttaaaaatattaaaaactaaatttgttattagactAATAAAAACAGGCCTACGTTAATTTCTCGTCATTTATTGGTAAGtggctaaaattttaaattttaaaaatattggtgataaaaatttgaagttttaaaattgaaaacaaaataaaacttaGTAGAAAGTTGGGTATCGTGATAAGAATTTCATGGCTGATTCGCATACTAAAGCAGGTGTTCAAAGATCTTCTATTTTTGTGCTCGCTGGTAGTAAATTGCTTAATTTTCgggttttgtttttgtttggtTGTTTGCTTCACCATCTTCTACTGTATCAATGTTTGGAACATTGGGGTCTGCCCCCCCATCAATAATATGCCTTTCTGCTgagaatatattatatatatatatatgaagaatccTATACTTATAATTGCATTAATTCCTACATGACAAAGGCTTTTTCCATACCCCTGAACTTTACATCTGAAATTTACCAGTCTTTCAATGGAAACAACCAAATCATAGATAGTTTTATAGCTTAAACACTactatatgtatacttaaatactACATGTCAGGTTTCTATCTTTCCAGCCTTGGCTTGTACTGGCTCAATCTCCAAAAGTAGGCCTCTCCTGAACTCCACATAAGGGTATGCAAGAGGGAAATCATCTGCCATTGTTTTCCacctttttggaaaaaaaaaaacagatccAATTACGATTcataagagaaagtaatcgatATATTAATGCAGTTTGACATAAACGTACACAAAAATGATGCCTAAATCCCCATACATAAAATAATACAGGAGAAATATCTGAGTCCCGGTCATTATAAAAGAAAGATCAAAGCTAATTATTTTGCTGGTTCCTAAGTGGGAAGCAATGACCATAGATGATCcatttaacatatataaaaaatgggaattttaaattttattgatgCTCAAATTTTACCTATAATTGAggacaagatgatgaaggaagaaAGCAATTTCTACTTTAGCAAGGTCAGCCCCTGGACATAACCGAGGACCAccgccaaatggcatcacttttTTGCTTGTTGCTTTATTCTGTGTCATCCAAATGGCCGACTATTGAATTACACAAACAACAGaacataacaaaataaatatattgtttttcttttattctaaTGCATATGCATGGCTCGCTTTTCTATGTCGACCAACCACCATACCTATAGATATATTACCTGCATCTAGATGAATAATGatgtcttatttatttattttttttctctttcatttattttcttatatatatataaacacttACAGTCCATCTCCAAGGGTTAAACTCCATAGGATTTTCGTGAAGAGATGGATCAAAGTGAACTGCAGTCAACACTGGAAGTATCTTCCATCCCGAGGGAATGAAATATCCTACAACAGTTAAATATATGTAAAAATCTGTATAGATATAACTCTCTCCCAAATGTAATAGCATATATGACTATGAAACAAAATCATATATAGAGAATGGATGAAGGGTTGTCGTTATTAACCTTTAAATTTGACATCTTGAAGAGCAACCCGGTGCACAAATTTGACTacatttccacatctcatcgATTCATAAATaacctatatatatattcataaatgAGACAAGGCTACCATTTTAAGTTTTGTCCTTTGATATATGTTGTACATACAAATGTCTTGTAAATGAAATACTTTCTTACGTTGCAAGTGAATTCCATTTTCTGGTAATCTTCCCAATTCAAGGGTTcaccattttctttgtttttccttATTGCATTATGCTCTTGCTGGCATAAACAATATTGTGAGAAAAGTAAAATATACAGAGAGAAAGAAAAGTTTGATTGATGCATGCAtggaagaaagagagagagagagagaaaagtgTTACCTTTAAATGTTCTAAAACATTTGGATAAAGGGAAAGAAAGTAGACAATCAAGGCCATGAGTGTTGCAGTTGTTTCATAACCAGCAAGCAACATGTCCAAGACAATGCTTACTGTTTTCTCATCACTTAGATTTTCTTTCGACAAAATTGCATCCAAGAAATCTCCTTTAACAGGCCCCAACTTctcctttctcctttcttttatgATCTCCATAACAGTTGCAGAAAGCCTTGCCCTAGCCTGCAATATATGCATATAGTGAAAGATGGAAAGGGTGACTTTAGGTATCATATCATTAGAGAACTTGAACTGTAGAGCAATATTAGCCCTAAATTTGGAAATATAAGCCACAAAAGCGAACAAGACATCATG contains these protein-coding regions:
- the LOC108460073 gene encoding cytochrome P450 724B1 isoform X2, which translates into the protein MFGFFPLILSAFLLGLGFYLLLQVLARKEPANLLRGSMGWPLFGETLGFLKPHRSNSMGSFLQEHCSRYGRVFKSHLFGSPTIVSCDHELNMVVLQNEEKLFQVCYPKAMHGILGKFSLLIVSGDVHKKLRNIGVSFITSSKSNPEFLDCVEKMTISMMNSWKNCKEIGFYKEVKKFTLNLMVKHLLSIEAEEPLAFKILEDFLTYMKGFVSLPVYLPGTPYASAVKARARLSATVMEIIKERRKEKLGPVKGDFLDAILSKENLSDEKTVSIVLDMLLAGYETTATLMALIVYFLSLYPNVLEHLKQEHNAIRKNKENGEPLNWEDYQKMEFTCNVIYESMRCGYFIPSGWKILPVLTAVHFDPSLHENPMEFNPWRWTNKATSKKVMPFGGGPRLCPGADLAKVEIAFFLHHLVLNYRWKTMADDFPLAYPYVEFRRGLLLEIEPVQAKAGKIET
- the LOC108460073 gene encoding cytochrome P450 724B1 isoform X1; protein product: MFGFFPLILSAFLLGLGFYLLLQVLARKEPANLLRGSMGWPLFGETLGFLKPHRSNSMGSFLQEHCSRYGRVFKSHLFGSPTIVSCDHELNMVVLQNEEKLFQVCYPKAMHGILGKFSLLIVSGDVHKKLRNIGVSFITSSKSNPEFLDCVEKMTISMMNSWKNCKEIGFYKEVKKFTLNLMVKHLLSIEAEEPLAFKILEDFLTYMKGFVSLPVYLPGTPYASAVKARARLSATVMEIIKERRKEKLGPVKGDFLDAILSKENLSDEKTVSIVLDMLLAGYETTATLMALIVYFLSLYPNVLEHLKQEHNAIRKNKENGEPLNWEDYQKMEFTCNVIYESMRCGNVVKFVHRVALQDVKFKGYFIPSGWKILPVLTAVHFDPSLHENPMEFNPWRWTNKATSKKVMPFGGGPRLCPGADLAKVEIAFFLHHLVLNYRWKTMADDFPLAYPYVEFRRGLLLEIEPVQAKAGKIET